A stretch of Candidatus Thermoplasmatota archaeon DNA encodes these proteins:
- a CDS encoding ATP-binding protein encodes MKYLIITCGVIGTGKSTIAKALAKRTGMKVISSDYVRKSIVAGIPPEAHRYEKFGEGIYSKEFSERTYLKMLELAKVQLTRNKSVILDGAFSKRWQRVKAYETAKETDARFLCVEFICSKEELIKRLEKRALSKRGVSNGRIEILAEHEASFEKVSEFSEELHIIIDTTCRKEDCVQSVLARLNEKLKLKHCY; translated from the coding sequence ATGAAATATCTAATTATTACATGTGGAGTAATAGGTACGGGCAAGAGTACAATTGCAAAAGCTCTTGCAAAGAGGACAGGTATGAAAGTCATATCCTCAGATTATGTCAGAAAGAGCATTGTTGCAGGTATTCCACCTGAAGCTCATAGATATGAAAAATTTGGTGAAGGCATATACTCGAAAGAATTCTCAGAAAGAACTTATCTAAAAATGCTGGAGCTTGCAAAAGTGCAATTAACCAGAAACAAATCTGTTATTTTAGATGGCGCTTTTAGCAAAAGATGGCAACGCGTTAAAGCTTATGAGACTGCAAAAGAAACTGATGCAAGATTCTTGTGCGTTGAGTTCATATGCAGTAAAGAAGAGCTGATAAAGAGGCTTGAAAAAAGAGCTCTGAGCAAAAGAGGCGTTTCAAACGGAAGGATTGAGATACTAGCTGAGCATGAAGCTAGCTTTGAAAAGGTATCGGAATTTTCGGAAGAGCTGCACATTATAATTGATACCACATGTAGGAAAGAAGATTGCGTACA